From a region of the Paraburkholderia caribensis genome:
- the kdgD gene encoding 5-dehydro-4-deoxyglucarate dehydratase — protein MTTPQELKAIVSEGLLSFPVTDFDSNGDFRPDTYAARLEWLAPYGATALFAAGGTGEFFSLTKSEYSNVIRTATETCKGKVPILAGAGGPTRVAIEYAQEAERNGAQGVLLMPHYLTEASQEGIAAHVEQVCKAVKNMGVIVYNRANSKLGADSLERLADKCPNLIGFKDGVGDIESMVTIRRRMGDRFSYLGGLPTAEVYAAAYKALGVPVYSSAVFNFIPKTAMEFYRAIAADDHVTTGKLLDEFFLPYLAIRNRRQGYAVSIVKAGAKLVGHDAGPVRAPLTDLNEDELEQLDGLIKKLGAQ, from the coding sequence ATGACCACGCCACAAGAACTCAAAGCGATCGTATCCGAAGGCCTTCTGTCGTTCCCCGTCACCGACTTCGACAGCAACGGCGACTTCCGCCCCGACACGTATGCCGCGCGCCTGGAATGGCTTGCGCCGTATGGCGCGACTGCGCTCTTCGCTGCGGGCGGCACGGGGGAGTTCTTCTCGCTGACGAAGTCGGAGTATTCGAATGTGATTCGTACTGCGACGGAGACCTGCAAGGGCAAGGTGCCGATTCTGGCGGGCGCGGGCGGCCCGACGCGTGTCGCGATCGAATATGCGCAGGAAGCCGAGCGCAATGGTGCGCAGGGCGTGCTGCTGATGCCGCACTATCTGACGGAAGCGTCGCAGGAAGGCATTGCGGCGCACGTCGAGCAGGTGTGCAAGGCGGTGAAGAACATGGGCGTGATCGTTTATAACCGCGCGAATTCGAAGCTCGGGGCGGATTCGTTGGAGCGTCTTGCCGACAAGTGCCCGAACCTGATCGGGTTCAAGGATGGCGTGGGCGATATCGAAAGCATGGTGACCATTCGCCGGCGCATGGGCGACCGGTTCTCTTATCTTGGCGGTCTGCCGACGGCTGAAGTCTACGCGGCGGCGTATAAGGCGCTTGGGGTGCCTGTTTATTCTTCGGCGGTGTTCAATTTCATTCCTAAGACGGCGATGGAGTTTTATCGCGCGATTGCTGCGGATGATCATGTCACTACTGGCAAGCTGCTTGATGAGTTCTTTTTGCCTTATCTGGCGATTCGGAACCGTCGGCAAGGGTATGCGGTGAGTATCGTTAAGGCTGGGGCCAAGCTTGTTGGACATGATGCCGGGCCTGTGCGGGCGCCCCTCACCGATCTGAATGAAGACGAGCTTGAGCAGCTCGATGGGCTTATCAAGAAGCTTGGAGCGCAGTAA
- the gudD gene encoding glucarate dehydratase has product MSTITQGAPTVTELRVVPVAGRDSMLMNLSGAHGPFFTRNIVILRDSAGNTGVGEVPGGENIRKTIDDARPFVVGQSIGNLQAVLNKVRKQFADRDAGGRGLQTFDLRTTIHAVTALEAALLDLLGQHLGVPVAALLGEGQQRDEVEMLGYLFYIGDRKKTDLPYVSGVEGRDDWERLRTEEALTPESVVRLAEAAQARYGFNDFKLKGGVLAGDAEIEAVTALAERFPEARVTLDPNGAWSLAEAIRLCRDQHDVLAYAEDPCGAENGYSGREVMAEFRRVTGLPTATNMIATDWRQMGHAIQLQSVDIPLADPHFWTMQGSVRVAQMCNDWGLTWGSHSNNHFDISLAMFTHVAAAAPGKITAIDTHWIWQDGQYLTRDPLQIAGGKVKVPAKPGLGVELDMDALEKAHALYQQHGLGARDDGVAMQYLIPNWKFDNKRPCLVR; this is encoded by the coding sequence ATGTCTACGATTACCCAAGGCGCCCCAACCGTCACCGAATTGCGCGTCGTCCCCGTGGCCGGCCGCGACAGCATGCTGATGAACCTGAGCGGCGCTCACGGCCCGTTCTTCACGCGCAACATCGTGATTCTGCGCGACAGTGCGGGCAACACCGGCGTCGGCGAAGTGCCGGGCGGCGAGAACATCCGCAAGACGATCGACGACGCGCGTCCGTTCGTCGTCGGTCAATCCATCGGTAACTTGCAGGCTGTGCTCAACAAGGTGCGCAAGCAGTTCGCGGATCGCGACGCGGGCGGCCGCGGCCTGCAGACCTTCGATCTGCGCACGACGATTCACGCCGTGACGGCGCTCGAAGCCGCCCTCCTCGATCTGCTCGGCCAGCACCTGGGCGTGCCTGTCGCGGCGCTGCTCGGCGAAGGCCAGCAACGCGACGAAGTCGAAATGCTCGGCTATCTCTTCTACATCGGGGATCGGAAGAAGACGGACCTGCCGTACGTGAGCGGCGTCGAAGGACGCGACGATTGGGAACGCCTGCGCACGGAAGAAGCGCTGACGCCGGAATCCGTCGTGCGACTTGCCGAAGCCGCGCAGGCGCGTTACGGCTTCAACGACTTCAAGCTCAAGGGCGGCGTGCTCGCGGGCGACGCCGAGATCGAAGCGGTGACGGCGCTGGCCGAACGCTTCCCTGAAGCGCGCGTGACGCTCGATCCGAACGGCGCGTGGTCGCTGGCGGAAGCGATCCGCCTATGCCGCGACCAGCACGACGTACTCGCATACGCGGAAGATCCGTGCGGCGCGGAGAACGGCTACTCGGGCCGCGAGGTGATGGCGGAATTCCGCCGTGTGACGGGCCTGCCGACGGCGACCAACATGATCGCCACCGACTGGCGTCAGATGGGCCATGCCATCCAGTTGCAATCGGTCGACATTCCGCTCGCCGACCCGCACTTCTGGACGATGCAGGGCTCGGTGCGCGTTGCGCAGATGTGCAACGACTGGGGCCTCACGTGGGGCTCGCATTCGAACAATCACTTCGACATTTCGCTCGCGATGTTCACGCATGTCGCGGCGGCTGCGCCGGGCAAGATCACTGCGATCGACACGCACTGGATCTGGCAGGACGGCCAGTATCTGACACGCGATCCATTGCAGATCGCCGGCGGCAAGGTGAAGGTGCCGGCGAAGCCGGGCCTTGGCGTCGAACTCGACATGGACGCGCTCGAGAAGGCACATGCGCTGTATCAGCAGCATGGACTCGGCGCACGCGACGATGGTGTCGCAATGCAGTACCTGATTCCGAACTGGAAGTTCGACAACAAGCGGCCTTGCCTCGTGCGTTGA
- a CDS encoding lactonase family protein yields MTFYAIVSNAVDGDLAVFRVDGSAGGIERIARHPAGDTVMPLALSADGRVLHAATRGAHRHIVTYSVDTSTGALTHVRTASIESNLAYLSLTPSGDWLLGASYGESSVSLYRAGPLDSADIRPRQVVEGFVHAHAVIASADGRFAYATSLGSDTVFCFSIVGDTHDAMLELVQKVTVEAGFGPRHLRLSPDEKTLYVSSEFRATVAVFSRSGETGELSARSVSPRARSLAYLNDGCLRTAQTDPATAATLVWGADLQVTPDGRYVYVAERTSSRLIAYRVAREGSLEYAGFTDTEAQPRGFRIDPSGRFLVACGEKSTQVVVYAIDADSGALSAVSRCEGGRGANWVEIVAQT; encoded by the coding sequence ATGACGTTTTACGCAATCGTCTCAAACGCGGTGGATGGCGATCTCGCCGTATTCCGCGTCGATGGTTCGGCGGGCGGCATCGAACGTATCGCACGCCATCCGGCCGGCGACACCGTGATGCCACTCGCCCTCTCCGCCGACGGCCGCGTGCTGCACGCCGCCACGCGCGGCGCGCACCGGCACATCGTCACGTATTCGGTCGACACCTCCACGGGCGCTCTCACGCATGTGCGAACCGCGTCGATCGAATCGAATCTCGCATACCTGTCGCTGACGCCGTCAGGCGACTGGCTGCTCGGCGCATCGTATGGCGAGTCTTCCGTGAGCCTGTATCGCGCGGGGCCATTGGACAGCGCTGACATCAGGCCGCGTCAGGTGGTCGAGGGCTTCGTCCATGCGCACGCGGTGATCGCGTCGGCGGATGGCCGCTTCGCCTACGCAACCTCGCTCGGCTCCGACACGGTGTTCTGTTTTTCGATCGTCGGCGACACGCACGACGCGATGCTCGAACTCGTGCAGAAGGTGACCGTGGAAGCGGGCTTCGGCCCGCGTCATCTGCGCTTGTCGCCGGATGAAAAAACGCTGTACGTGTCGAGCGAATTTCGCGCGACGGTCGCCGTGTTTTCACGCAGCGGCGAAACAGGCGAGCTGTCGGCGCGCAGCGTATCGCCGCGCGCCAGGTCGCTCGCGTACCTGAACGATGGCTGCCTGCGCACTGCGCAAACCGATCCCGCAACAGCCGCGACACTCGTCTGGGGCGCCGATTTGCAGGTGACGCCCGATGGCCGCTACGTCTACGTCGCCGAGCGCACGTCGAGCCGTCTGATCGCGTACCGCGTGGCCCGCGAGGGCTCGCTCGAATACGCGGGCTTCACCGACACGGAAGCGCAACCGCGCGGCTTCAGGATCGACCCGTCGGGCCGCTTTCTCGTCGCTTGCGGCGAGAAGTCCACGCAGGTCGTCGTGTATGCGATCGACGCCGACTCGGGCGCCCTCTCTGCCGTTTCGCGCTGCGAAGGCGGACGCGGCGCGAACTGGGTCGAGATTGTCGCCCAGACGTAG
- a CDS encoding 2-hydroxy-3-oxopropionate reductase yields the protein MQTAGFIGLGIMGKPMAANLRKNGVELTAFTRSGVPDELTQAGVTASASPADVAAKADVIFIMVPDTPDVERVLFGENGVASKLRQGQIVVDMSSISPIATRDFAARVREKGADYLDAPVSGGEVGAKAASLTIMVGGAQATFDKVKPLFDMLGKNVSLIGEVGAGQICKVANQVIVAATIEAVGEALLLASKAGVDAEKVRKALMGGFASSRILEVHGERMTKRTFDPGFRIELHQKDLNLALSTAQALGVSLPNTSTCQALFNACAAHGGKAWDHSGMVRALEYLADHEIGQQPK from the coding sequence ATGCAAACAGCAGGCTTCATCGGACTCGGCATCATGGGCAAGCCCATGGCAGCCAATCTTCGCAAGAACGGCGTCGAGCTCACCGCATTCACGCGCAGCGGCGTGCCCGACGAGCTGACGCAGGCGGGCGTGACGGCATCGGCGAGCCCTGCGGATGTCGCCGCGAAAGCGGACGTGATCTTCATCATGGTGCCGGACACGCCGGACGTCGAGCGCGTGCTGTTCGGCGAGAACGGCGTGGCAAGCAAGCTGCGCCAGGGGCAGATCGTGGTCGACATGAGCTCGATCTCGCCCATCGCCACGCGCGACTTCGCGGCCCGCGTGCGCGAGAAGGGCGCGGACTATCTCGATGCACCCGTGTCGGGCGGCGAAGTCGGTGCGAAAGCCGCGTCGCTGACCATCATGGTGGGCGGCGCACAAGCCACCTTCGACAAGGTCAAGCCGCTGTTCGACATGCTCGGCAAGAACGTCTCGCTGATCGGCGAAGTCGGCGCGGGACAGATCTGCAAGGTCGCCAACCAGGTGATCGTCGCCGCGACGATCGAAGCCGTGGGCGAAGCGCTGCTGCTCGCATCGAAGGCCGGCGTCGATGCCGAGAAAGTGCGCAAGGCATTGATGGGCGGCTTCGCTTCGTCGCGCATTCTCGAAGTGCACGGCGAGCGCATGACGAAGCGCACGTTCGACCCGGGCTTCCGGATCGAACTGCATCAGAAAGACTTGAACCTCGCGCTCTCCACAGCGCAAGCGCTCGGCGTCTCGCTGCCGAACACGTCGACCTGCCAGGCCCTGTTCAACGCCTGCGCGGCGCACGGTGGCAAGGCATGGGACCACTCGGGGATGGTTCGCGCGCTCGAATATCTCGCCGACCACGAAATCGGGCAGCAGCCGAAATGA